The nucleotide sequence GCCACGTAGTCGGTCAGCCGCACCAGCTGGGGCAGCGCCGGGACGTGGAGTCGGCGCAGCAGTCCACCGATCACCGCGCAGGCGTGCTCGACGGGCAGCGTCGTCAGGTCGCGGTCGGCGTCCAACGGCTCGAGCAGCAGCGCGCCGCGCCCAGGGTCGGCAGCGATCAGCCGGACGGCGCCCACGCCGGCCCAGCGACGCAAGGCGAGGTGCTCGCCGCGGGACTCCCGATGGGGCCACCCCAGTTTCAGCATCGCTGTGTCGGCTGTGTCGAGGGTGCTGGGGGCGCCGGGGGTGCCGGCTGTGCGGCTGACCGGGACGACGACGGCGGTCCGACCGGTGCGCACCGGCGCGCCGGTCGGCTCGAGCTGCCAGGTGATGAGTTGTTGCTCGATCAGCCGGTCGGCCCCGCGGCCCAGGTGGCGCCGTCCGGTCCGCCGTCGGCCGGCAACCGGGCCATCCGGTCGAGCCACTCCGGCGGAAGCTCCACCCGGCTCATGGGTGCGGCCTCAGGGAGGCCATCACGTCGTCCAGCAGCGGGGATGCCGGGGCTCGGCCGACCTCGACGAACCACTCGCGGCCGAGGATCAGGCGGGCGAGGGGGCCGGGCAGGCGGCCCAGGACCGCGACGGTGCGCCGCCCGCCGGCAGGCTCCTCGCCCGTGGTCTGGCTGGCGTGGGCGAGCAACGCCGCCTGCTTGGCCGGCACCTGTCGGCGGACGTCGATGCGATGGGTCAACTCGTGACGCGGTGTGTAGGCCGTGGCCAGGGATGCCGCGAGTCCGCTGGGCAGCAGCCGCAGCCGGGCTGCCAGGCGCACCCCGCGGGCGAACAGGTCACGGTCGACGGTCGCCTCGAGCAACACCGGGGTGCCGGCCAGCTCGGCGGCGCGTCGTCCCACGTGATGGGCGCGGACGTGGTCGGGATGGCCGTAGCCGCCGCTGACCTCGTAGCTGGTCAGGACGGCGGCGGACTCCTCGCGCAGGATCGCGGCGAGGCGCGCGGCGGCGTCCTCGATCGAGGCGTGCACGAAGGTGGGACGCCTCCAGGTGCCCGCAGCGGGTGAATCGCCGGGCGGATCGTTGGTTGCATCATTGGTTGCATCGGCGGGATCGGGTTCGATGCGGTCGGGTTCGTTGCCGTGCAGGCCCGAGTCGGCGTAGCCGAGCCACTCCACGCGGGCGGCGCCGATCGCCCGGGCGGAAGCCTGCAGCTCGGCCAGCCGGCGCCTGCCGAGGTCGACCCCGTGCCCGAAGGCGTCGGCCGCCAGGCCCGCGCCACCGTCGGTCGCCGTGACCAGGACGACGCGGTGCCCCGCGGCGGCCAGGCCGGCCAGCGTGCCCGCGGTGAGCAGCGCCTCGTCGTCCGGGTGGGCGTGGAACGAGACGACGGTCACCGACATGCCGGGCACGCTAGCGCCCCACCCGTAGGGTCGGCGGTCATGAGGGTGCTGCACGTCTCGGACTGCTACCTGCCGCGCCTCGGCGGCATCGAGACCCAGGTGCACCATCTCGCTCAGCGTCAGCAGGCGGCCGGGCACGCGGTCGAGGTGCTCACCGCCACGCCGAGAGCGCGTCACGACCGGACGGCGTTCGAGGTGATCGACGGGGTGGGCGTTCACCGGGCTGTCGTCGACCTGCCCTTCGAGCTGCCGGTGCACCCGCGTGCCGGGGCGCAGGTGACGCGGTCGCTGAACCAGGCCCGTCGGGCGGCTCGCCCCTACGACGTCGCGCACGTCCACACGGGGGTGATCTCGCAGTTCGCCTACGCCGCGATACCGGCCCTGCTGGCGGCGGCGATGCCCGTGGTGGTGACGGTGCACTCGATGTGGGGTCCGGCCGCGGTGATGTTGCGGCCGCTGGATCGGCTGGTCGGGTGGTCACGCCGGCCGATCGTGATCAGCGCCGTGAGCTGGGTCGCCGCGGAACCCCTGCGGCGGGCGGGGGCACAGGTGAGGGTGATCCCCAATGGCATCGATGTGAACCTCTGGCGGCTGGATCCGTTGCCGCGCAACGACTCCGAGCTGGTCGTGGCCTCCGTGATGCGGCTGGCACCGCGCAAGCGCGGGATCGCGCTGCTGCGGGCGTTGCACACGGTTCGGCAGAACCTGGCGGGTGAGGTGCGGCTGCGCGCGCTGATCGTGGGGGAGGGGCCCGACCGGCGCCGACTCGAGCGCTACCTCGACGGACCCGGTGCCGCGGTGGCCATGCGCGACTGGGTCGAGCTGCCCGGCCGGTGGGACGCGGCGGCGATCCGCGAGCTGTACCGGCGGGCTGACATGTTCGTCTCGGCGGCCGAGCTGGAGTCGTTCGGCATCGCCGCCCTCGAGGCTCGTGCGGCCGGAATCCCTGTGGTGGCAAGGGATTCCACCGGGGTGGGCGAGTTCGTCCGGCACGACGTGCACGGCCTGCTGGTGCCGGACGACGCCCAGCTGGCGGCCGCCGTCCTGGCTCTGGCGCGCGACCCGGCCCGGCGCCATCGCCTGGCCGAGGCGGCCCGCGCCGAACCCCCACCCACCACCTGGGACGCCGTGCTGGAGCGGTGCGAGGCGGCCTACCGAGACGCCATCACCCTGCGCACCCCCCGGTGATCATGTAATCCGCGCACAAACCCTCGGTGATCATGCAATCCGTGCACGCTCGTGAACGGATTCACGAGCGTGCACGGATTGCATGATCACCGAGGGTTTGGGTGTCAGAGCGTGTCGAGGGTGGACAGGATCAGGCCCTCACGCAACGCCCAGGGGCAGATCTCGAGCTCGTCGATCTCGAACAGGTCCATCACCGCGTCGGCTACCAGGGCGCCGGCGATCATCTGGTGCGCCCGGTTCGCCGAGACGCCGGGCAGTTTGGCGAATTCGGTGGCCGACATGGTCACCAGGCCGGGCAGTTTGGCCGTGAGCGCCGCCCGGTCGAGGACCCGGCGGGTCTGCGTGCCCTCGCTGGACGGCGCGGCGCCACAGATCCGGGCGAGCGAGCGGAAGGTCTTGCTGGTGGCCACGCTGGTGTCGATGGCGCCCAGTCGCAGGATCGCCCCCGCCTCGCGGGCGATCTCGGTGCGGATGTAGCTGCGCAACTCGGCGACGGCCGAGGCCTTGGGGGGCGAGGCGCGCAGCCAGTCGCGGGTGAGCCGGGCGGCACCCAGGGCGAGGCTCTGCGCCACGTCCGGCTCCTCGTCCGGCCCGGCGGCGATCTCGAGCGAGCCGCCGCCGATGTCGAAGACCTGCAGCTTGCCGGCGTGCCAGCCCAGCCAGCGTCGTACGGCGAGAAAGGTCAGCCGGGCCTCGTCGGCGCCTGAGAGCACCTTCAGGTCGAGTTCGGTCTTCTCGCGGACGGCGGCCAGCGTCTTCTCGCCGTTGGCCGCGTCGCGGATGGCGGAGGTGGCGAAGGCGAGGACCGACTCGCAGCCCTTGTCGGCCGCGGCCTGCTTGGCCGCGGCGACGAAGTCGAGGAGTGAGGCGACGCCGACATCATCGACGCGTCCGGCGGCATCGATGTGCTCGGACAAGTGCAACGGCCGCTTGATCGAGTACGCAGCCAGCGGCGCTGCGCCGCGGTGGGCGTCCACGACGAGCAGGTGACCGGTGTTGGATCCGATGTCGAGAACGGCCAAGCGCACGCCATCAACCTAACGGTTCGTCGAGAGATCTCGGACTTGGGTTTACTCACAGTGCCCTGCCATGACGGTGTGCTCGACGTGTGGCCCGAATGGTTGCCGCCCGACGGGTCACGCTGGGCTGCGGAGATGTCGTCCGGTCCGCCAGACGGGTACCGTTTCGCGGGACGCGGCGTAGGCGCGGCAGGCGCGGTGGCCAGGAAGATCTGGTGTCGCTTACGCAAAGTCACGAAGCCGGTGCAATATGGGGCGGAGAGGGGGCGGAATGACTCCCGGGGCGACGTATTCGCCGGGCGAGTGGATCGCCTTGGTGTCACGGACCGCGGCGGTGCTGATCGACCCGGAGGTGCCCAGCCCTGTTCTGGACACCCTGTGGCGTGCGGTGGACGCCGGCCAGGGTCTGGACGCCGCCCTCGACCTGCTCGTGGAGCACACGGCCCCGCAGTCCTTCGACTTTGCCCTGGCCGTGCGTGAGGCCGAATCGGTCCGTTTGGTGATCGGTGGCGGCCTGGAGCTGACCGTTCAGCAGCCCTCGGGCAGCGAGCGGGTGGTGCGGGGTGACGGTGGACGGCGCGAGGAACGTGCCGCGCTGGACGACGTGTTGTGGTTCACGCGGCCCGGAGGCCGCTCGGATGGTGTGGCCCTGCCCATCGCGGTAGGGGCCGTGCTCGCCGACATGCTGTCGTGGCAGAGCGCCGAGCCTGCCCCGGCGCCGGGCCGGATGGGCCTGGTGGCCGGTCGCTATGCCGCTGCCGGCGTCGGGACGCCCCGGTCGGCGGCCTCGACGCGACTCGATGCCCGCACCGTCCTCGATGCCCCCGCTCAGGGGCACCTGTTCGCCGCCCCCGCCTCGGTCGCCGGTCGGCCCGGCGATCGCAACGGTGACCAGCGCACCCGCCGTTCGCCCGGCCTGGGTTCTCACCCGCGGCGCCGGTATGGGCCCGCCGACTGGTCGCTGACGCCGCACGATGTTCCCGAGGAGGTGCCGACCCACGGGATCGGCATCGACACCGCGGTGCCCGAGATCCGAGCCGGCCTGCCGCTCGACCCTGTGGCCGAGCGCCTCTCCACGGCGCCCCGGGGACGCCGCGCGGCCCGGCACACCTCCGTGCCGGCCGAACTGGCGCCCCCGCCCGTCCAGCCGGCCGAACCGCTGTCGTCCGTCGAGTCGGCACCCGTGCCCGCGGCTGCTCCGACGGCGGCCATCCCCGTTCCGGTGCCGCCGCCGGTCGACCAGCGTGAGGTCGAGTGGTCGGGCCTGGTCGCGCCCGAGACGATCGCGCCCGAGACGATCGCGCCCGAGGTCCTGGCGCCCGAGGTCCTCGAGCCCGAGGTCCTGGCGCCCGAGCTCGAGCCCGAGTTCGTGCCCGAGGACGTCGTTCCCGAGGACGTCGTGCCCGACGTGGTGGCGCCCGAGGACGTCATCGCCGGCCTGGTCGCGCCCGCGGTGATCGCACCCGACGTGGTCGAGGCGCAGGTCGCCGCACCGGTGGTGAGGGAACCCTCGCGCGAGGACGCCGAACAGGTCCGCTCCCGGCCCGCGCCGGCTCAGCCGTTCGTCGATCCCTTCGCCGACCCGGTCAGTGCCGAGCCGAGCGATGCCGGCGACTTCTCGTGGATGTCCCCGGCGCAGCCGGCGGAGACCGGGTGGACTGCGGAACAGCCCTGGCAGGCCGAGCCTCAGCCGGCCGAGCCCGTGGAGCCGGAGCAGTTCTGGGCGCCCTCGGAACAGCCTGCGCCGGTGGCGGCCGAGCCGACGGCGCAGGTCGCACCCGCTGCACCCGTCGCCCCGCCGCAGGCGCCCCCGGCCCCGCCGGTGGAGCACGTCGAGCCGGCCCAACCCGAGGTGACCTCCACCCCGGCCGTGGGCGGTGCGTCGTCGGCTCTGATCGGCGTCCTGGTGTTCAGCGACGGGACCGAGGTCGTCGTGGACGGTCCGGTGATCATCGGGCGGGCGCCGTCCCAAACCGACCGTGACCGCCCGGCTCGGCTGGTGACGGTGCGCGGTGAGGGACGTGGCGTATCACGCAATCACCTACGCATCGACGTCGGCACCACGGGGCCGTTCGCCATCGACCTGGGTTCTCGCAACGGCTCGACGCTCACCGCGCCGGGTGGCGAGCAGGAGACGATGAACTCCTGGATGCCCTACCCCCTGCAGCCGGGGTCGCAACTGACCGTGGCCGACCTGGTGTGCTACTACCGCGCCTGATCACGAGCTGGGCTCGGTGTCGAGGCCGGGTCAGCCCTGACGGGTGAAGGTCAACACGCGTTCGCCGATCAGCACCCGCGCACCCGGGGGCACCGGCGTCCGCTGATTGGCCGGTACCGGACGGAGCGCGCCTCGGCCCTCGTCGATCCAGGTGCCGTTGGTCGAGTTGCGGTCGACCACCCACAGCCCGGCCCCGTCGGACTCGATGAGCAGGTGCGTCTTGGAGACCGAGAGGCTGGGGTCATTGACCGTCAGCAGCCCCGCATCGGGGTCGTGCTGCTGGCGGCTGGGGGCGCGGCCCACGATCAGAACGCGCTCGATCGCCGATACCTCACCCGTGTCCACCGTGACCGTGATGCGTTGCAGGCCAGGGGCTCCCGGCTGCGATGGAGGCATGCCCATGCTCGGACCCACGCGGGTCGGCGGCGGCTGGAACAAGTCGTTCGGCGGCAGGTGTGGGGCCGCCGGCACCGGCGGCCACCCGGGCGGCGCGGCGCGGGGCGGGGCGATCGGGGCCGGGGGCGCCGACGGGGGGTGGGCCAGGTTGGCCGGCTGCGCGTCCTCCTGGGGGGAGCGGAAGGCGCTCGGCAGGCGGCCACCACCGTTGGAGCCATTGTTCGACCCGTTGCCGCCGTCGTAGGGCGCGGGCTCGTGCGGCATGAAGGAGGGTGCCGGACCCGACGGAGGCTGGGGGGCACCCGGAGGCAGCAGCGGCGGCGGAATCAGATCGGCGAACTCGTCCCGCCGGGAGCGGGCGGCAGCGGGGTCGATCGGCCGGGCGGAGTCACGCAGGTCGACGACGTCCGGAGCCGGCTGGTAGCCCTGCTGGGGTGCTGGCGGCGGCGGCGCGGGATGCGGCGAGAACGCCTGCGGTACCGGGCGCGGGCCGAGCGTGGCGACGCGGGCCGCCTCGGGGACGCGACCTAGCTGGACCAGCCGGTCGTGCAGCTCGGGGTCGATGGCCCCCTCGAGCAGCAGCTCGGCGCCGACGCGGGCCTCGATAACGGCCACACGGCAGACCTCGGTGTTACGCACGAACAGGGGGGCGATCAGGAAGCCGGTCACCGAGGCCCAGGTGGGCCGGTACTTGCGCACCAGCCGAAAGGTCATCGGCCCGGCCGCCTCGGCCTGGGAATCGCGTGAGCTGGCGACCAGCTCCAACACCAGCCGCCCGGCTTCGGGCACGCTGGCAGGAATCGGAATGCGTTCCCGAACAAACTGCCCGGCGGATGCCATGGTCCTCCTTCCCGGATCCCCTGGACGAGCTGGGAGACGGGAATCAGTGCGGCGGATGGCGCGCGTCAGCGGCCCCCGTGGAGCGGTACTGGTTCATTGTCGCGCATGGCGGGGACTTCGGGGTGCCAGAGCTGCACGGATGAACCCAGTCGGCCCCCTGACCTGCCTGTTCAGGTCGTCCGGACCGCCGGTGTGGGTCCTCCTGAGCGGCCGATCAGGGGCTCGGGAGTATGGCTGATAGCTGCGGGTGAGTATGTCGTAACGAAGAGTTCGGGTCCAGAGTGTGCCTCATGAGATCTGGCCGGCCGGGAACGGCTGACGTGCGGTCGCACTCAGCGGCATTGTTGCCGCCCGTGGGCGCCCACCTGACGCGGTACGCGCGTGATCCGCGGGGTGAGGGTGCGGTGGGTGGCCTGGCCACCTCGGTGCCGACCCCGCGAGGGGTCCCCAGCCAGAGTGAGCTGCGCACCTATCTGCGTGAGCTGGCGGACGCCGCCCGCTGACCGGGTGGTCGGTGCCGGCTCTCGACCCGGTCGGTTCAGGCGTCGGCCTCGGTGACGCCGCCGCCCTCGATGATCAGCCGCCGAGTGACCCGGACGGCGTCCAGCAGGCGCCGGTCGTGGCTGACCAGCAGCAGGGTGCCCGGGTAGCTGTCGAGGGCCTGCTCGAGCTGCTCGATCGAGGGCAGGTCGAGGTGATTGGTCGGCTCGTCGAGCACCAGCAGGTTGACGCCGCGGGCCTGTAACAGGGCCAGCGCGGCTCGGGTGCGCTCGCCGGGTGAGAGCGAGGACGCCGGCCGGTGCACGTGCGCGGCGGTGAGCGCGTACTTGGCCAACAGCGTGCGGACCTCGGCCTCGGGCCAGGTCGGCACCTGGTCGGCGAACGCCCGCAGCAGGGGTTGATCGCCGTCGAACCGTGACCGGGCCTGGTCGATCTCGCCGACCACGACCGACGGTCCGAGACTCGCCGCCCCCTCGTCGGGGGTCAGGCGACCGAGCAGGACGGCGAGCAGTGTCGACTTGCCCGAGCCGTTGGCGCCGGTGATGGCGATGCGATCGGCCCAGTCGACCTGCAGGTCGACCGGGCCGAGGGTGAACGAGCCCCGCCGGACGACGACGCCGCGGGCGGTCGCCACGACGGCGCCCGCGCGAGGAGCCACCGCGATCTCCATCCGCAGCTGCCATTCCTTGCGCGGTTCCTCGACCGGTTCCAGCCGTTCGATCAGCCGCTCGGTCTGGCGGGCCTTGGCAGCCTGCTTCTCGGTTTGCTCGGTGCGGAACTTGCGGCCGACCTTGTCGTTGTCCTTGGCCTTGCGGCGGGCGTTCTTGACGCCCTTCTCCATCCAGGCCCGTTGGGTACGAGCCCGTTCCGTGAGGTCGCCGACCTTGCGGGCGTGCTCGTCATAGTTCTCGCGGGCGTGCCGGCGGGCGCGCTCACGCTCGTCCAGATAGGCGGTGTAGCTGCCGCCGTAGACGCCGATCTGCTGCTGCGCCAGGTCGATCTCGACGACGCGGTTGACGGTGCGGGCCAGGAACTCCCGGTCGTGACTGACCACCATGACGCCGGCCCGCAGCTGCGTGACGAACTGTTCCAGCCGGTCCAGGCCGTCGAGGTCGAGGTCGTTGGTGGGCTCGTCGAGCAGGAAGATGTCGTAGCGCGACAGCATCAGCGAGGCCAGGCCCGCGCGCGCCGCTTGACCACCGGACAGCGAGGTCATCTCGGCGTCCAGCCGCACGCCGAGGCCGAGGTCGGTGGCGACCGCCTCTGCGCGTTCGTCCAGATCGGCGCCGCCCAGGTGCAGCCAGCGGTCGAGGGCCTCGCTGTAGGCGTCCTCGGCCGACGGAGCAGAACTCAGGGCGGCCCCCGCGGACGCCGCGCCGTCCGCGAGTGCCGCGGTGGCGGCGTCCAGGGCGGCATGGGCCTCGGCGACCCCGGTGCGCCGTCCGAGGAAGGCCAGCACCGTCTCGCCGGGGCGGCGATCGGGTTCCTGGGGTAGGTAGCCGATCACGGCCGAGGCCGGTGAGCGGGTGATCTCGCCGTCCTCGGGGTGGGCCAGGCCGGCGAGCAGGCGCAGCAGGGTCGACTTTCCGGCGCCGTTCGCGCCGACGAGTCCGACCACGTCGCCGGGGGTGAGCACCAGGTCGAGGCCGGAGAACAGGGGGCGGTCGCCGTGCGCGGCGGCCAGGCCGCGGGCGAGCAGGGTGGCACTCATGACGCCACGACGCTACCGGCCCTCGCGCTTCTCGGCGGGAGGGTGACTGTGGCAGCGCCGCTGATCTAGGGTCCCGGGCATGCCCGACGGTGAGCTGGACGACGAGGTGC is from Kineosporiaceae bacterium and encodes:
- a CDS encoding PIG-L family deacetylase, producing the protein MSVTVVSFHAHPDDEALLTAGTLAGLAAAGHRVVLVTATDGGAGLAADAFGHGVDLGRRRLAELQASARAIGAARVEWLGYADSGLHGNEPDRIEPDPADATNDATNDPPGDSPAAGTWRRPTFVHASIEDAAARLAAILREESAAVLTSYEVSGGYGHPDHVRAHHVGRRAAELAGTPVLLEATVDRDLFARGVRLAARLRLLPSGLAASLATAYTPRHELTHRIDVRRQVPAKQAALLAHASQTTGEEPAGGRRTVAVLGRLPGPLARLILGREWFVEVGRAPASPLLDDVMASLRPHP
- a CDS encoding glycosyltransferase family 4 protein — encoded protein: MRVLHVSDCYLPRLGGIETQVHHLAQRQQAAGHAVEVLTATPRARHDRTAFEVIDGVGVHRAVVDLPFELPVHPRAGAQVTRSLNQARRAARPYDVAHVHTGVISQFAYAAIPALLAAAMPVVVTVHSMWGPAAVMLRPLDRLVGWSRRPIVISAVSWVAAEPLRRAGAQVRVIPNGIDVNLWRLDPLPRNDSELVVASVMRLAPRKRGIALLRALHTVRQNLAGEVRLRALIVGEGPDRRRLERYLDGPGAAVAMRDWVELPGRWDAAAIRELYRRADMFVSAAELESFGIAALEARAAGIPVVARDSTGVGEFVRHDVHGLLVPDDAQLAAAVLALARDPARRHRLAEAARAEPPPTTWDAVLERCEAAYRDAITLRTPR
- a CDS encoding Ppx/GppA family phosphatase; this translates as MRLAVLDIGSNTGHLLVVDAHRGAAPLAAYSIKRPLHLSEHIDAAGRVDDVGVASLLDFVAAAKQAAADKGCESVLAFATSAIRDAANGEKTLAAVREKTELDLKVLSGADEARLTFLAVRRWLGWHAGKLQVFDIGGGSLEIAAGPDEEPDVAQSLALGAARLTRDWLRASPPKASAVAELRSYIRTEIAREAGAILRLGAIDTSVATSKTFRSLARICGAAPSSEGTQTRRVLDRAALTAKLPGLVTMSATEFAKLPGVSANRAHQMIAGALVADAVMDLFEIDELEICPWALREGLILSTLDTL
- a CDS encoding FHA domain-containing protein: MTPGATYSPGEWIALVSRTAAVLIDPEVPSPVLDTLWRAVDAGQGLDAALDLLVEHTAPQSFDFALAVREAESVRLVIGGGLELTVQQPSGSERVVRGDGGRREERAALDDVLWFTRPGGRSDGVALPIAVGAVLADMLSWQSAEPAPAPGRMGLVAGRYAAAGVGTPRSAASTRLDARTVLDAPAQGHLFAAPASVAGRPGDRNGDQRTRRSPGLGSHPRRRYGPADWSLTPHDVPEEVPTHGIGIDTAVPEIRAGLPLDPVAERLSTAPRGRRAARHTSVPAELAPPPVQPAEPLSSVESAPVPAAAPTAAIPVPVPPPVDQREVEWSGLVAPETIAPETIAPEVLAPEVLEPEVLAPELEPEFVPEDVVPEDVVPDVVAPEDVIAGLVAPAVIAPDVVEAQVAAPVVREPSREDAEQVRSRPAPAQPFVDPFADPVSAEPSDAGDFSWMSPAQPAETGWTAEQPWQAEPQPAEPVEPEQFWAPSEQPAPVAAEPTAQVAPAAPVAPPQAPPAPPVEHVEPAQPEVTSTPAVGGASSALIGVLVFSDGTEVVVDGPVIIGRAPSQTDRDRPARLVTVRGEGRGVSRNHLRIDVGTTGPFAIDLGSRNGSTLTAPGGEQETMNSWMPYPLQPGSQLTVADLVCYYRA
- a CDS encoding FHA domain-containing protein; this encodes MASAGQFVRERIPIPASVPEAGRLVLELVASSRDSQAEAAGPMTFRLVRKYRPTWASVTGFLIAPLFVRNTEVCRVAVIEARVGAELLLEGAIDPELHDRLVQLGRVPEAARVATLGPRPVPQAFSPHPAPPPPAPQQGYQPAPDVVDLRDSARPIDPAAARSRRDEFADLIPPPLLPPGAPQPPSGPAPSFMPHEPAPYDGGNGSNNGSNGGGRLPSAFRSPQEDAQPANLAHPPSAPPAPIAPPRAAPPGWPPVPAAPHLPPNDLFQPPPTRVGPSMGMPPSQPGAPGLQRITVTVDTGEVSAIERVLIVGRAPSRQQHDPDAGLLTVNDPSLSVSKTHLLIESDGAGLWVVDRNSTNGTWIDEGRGALRPVPANQRTPVPPGARVLIGERVLTFTRQG
- a CDS encoding ABC-F family ATP-binding cassette domain-containing protein produces the protein MSATLLARGLAAAHGDRPLFSGLDLVLTPGDVVGLVGANGAGKSTLLRLLAGLAHPEDGEITRSPASAVIGYLPQEPDRRPGETVLAFLGRRTGVAEAHAALDAATAALADGAASAGAALSSAPSAEDAYSEALDRWLHLGGADLDERAEAVATDLGLGVRLDAEMTSLSGGQAARAGLASLMLSRYDIFLLDEPTNDLDLDGLDRLEQFVTQLRAGVMVVSHDREFLARTVNRVVEIDLAQQQIGVYGGSYTAYLDERERARRHARENYDEHARKVGDLTERARTQRAWMEKGVKNARRKAKDNDKVGRKFRTEQTEKQAAKARQTERLIERLEPVEEPRKEWQLRMEIAVAPRAGAVVATARGVVVRRGSFTLGPVDLQVDWADRIAITGANGSGKSTLLAVLLGRLTPDEGAASLGPSVVVGEIDQARSRFDGDQPLLRAFADQVPTWPEAEVRTLLAKYALTAAHVHRPASSLSPGERTRAALALLQARGVNLLVLDEPTNHLDLPSIEQLEQALDSYPGTLLLVSHDRRLLDAVRVTRRLIIEGGGVTEADA